One Salvia splendens isolate huo1 chromosome 1, SspV2, whole genome shotgun sequence genomic window, ATGTAACATTGTTTTAGTTACGTCAAGTCCTCAATGTAGCACCATTTCCCTAGGGTTTAGTAGTCTACgtgggctagggtgtagtatccACACATTCACATGCTGTAAGTAATATACGATATTCGAATAATAATGTATATTACTCTGTAATGTAGCATTTCATAGACATAATGTAGCATTTATTAGTCGTAATGTAGCATTGTTTGAGTTCCGTCAATGCCTGAAGATAACACCACATCCCTAGGTTTATTATTCCATGTGGGCTAGAGTGGTATTATCCACACATTCACATGCTATTATTAATGTACGATATTCAAATGATAATGTATATTACTATTCTCgtataatatatattgtttattattttttgcttGATGTGTTTTTGTTGATATGTGTTTCTGTGAAGGCCAGCTGATCTCTCATTTATTGAAACAGTTGTTGTTGTACCTCATTGCTCTGAAGCACTGAAGCCTTTCGTTGGTCAGTGTTTCAAATCAGTAGATTTTGCAGCTGCATTCTACGACGTGTAAGCCCGCGCATTTGGTTTTGACATGCGCAAACAAGGTGTTAAAAAAGTGGATGGTCTTACTATTTGGCAGTATGTGGTTTGCAGTCGACAAGGTAAGAAGAAGACAGAGGAGGATGACAGGTTGAATGCCAGTAAGGGGTTCTCAATGAAACACAGACGCCTGACGAACAGATGTGGTTGTCTAGCTAGGATATCCTTTCGGTATTTCTGTGAAGATGGAGTTCCCGGTTACAAGATTCATGAGTTTGTGGAGACACATAACCATACCATGGTAGAGGTTCAGCATCAGCCATTCATGAGTATAAATCGAAAATTGAGTGAAGTTCATGAAAAATTTATTCTCGACTGTTCCAAGGCTAACATTGGGCCTACGCTGACTTTCAAATTCTTGAAAGAGGTATTGGGAGGCTATGAAATGATGGGGTGCACCATTGGTGATATACGTAATGCATCTCGAGACATCAAAGCATACGCACATGGGTACGGTGTTCAAATGGTGTTGGACGAGATGCGTAGGAAGAAGGAACTGTCTGATGCATTTACTTATCACTACGAAGTGATCAGTGAGAACCAGTTGCAAGCCCTTTTTTGGTGCGATGGTGTGTCGAAGAGGAATTACCACATGTTTGGTGACATTGTTGCTTTCGACTCCACATATAATACAAACAGGTATTGATTACTTATGTTGAGCAAATCTCATTATAATAGGATAGAAACTACATTACAATTACACCCCCTAGACACTATAAGTTTGTACATCATATAGTGTTGCAGCTTACATGATGTTCCGTTTTGCAACCACTAGGTACTGTATGATATTTACCCCATTCACTGGGAAGGACAATCA contains:
- the LOC121775631 gene encoding protein FAR1-RELATED SEQUENCE 5-like, which encodes MLPADLSFIETVVVVPHCSEALKPFVGQCFKSVDFAAAFYDVRQGKKKTEEDDRLNASKGFSMKHRRLTNRCGCLARISFRYFCEDGVPGYKIHEFVETHNHTMVEVQHQPFMSINRKLSEVHEKFILDCSKANIGPTLTFKFLKEVLGGYEMMGCTIGDIRNASRDIKAYAHGYGVQMVLDEMRRKKELSDAFTYHYEVISENQLQALFWCDGVSKRNYHMFGDIVAFDSTYNTNRYCMIFTPFTGKDNHGKHVTFAAGLVSNEKTGAFAWLFKHFIECMVVAPKMIVTDQDMGMRSAIEELLIGTKYRWCMWHIMYKLVVKEPKKLLTDDHFKKEFNACVWSDLHEPAEFEEIWNGIIEEYGLQDVEWYNTMYRHRKYRIPTYFRDFTLGSMIRITSVSE